From Enterococcus mediterraneensis, the proteins below share one genomic window:
- the murB gene encoding UDP-N-acetylmuramate dehydrogenase, with protein sequence MNKEKIVGVFPEITLLVDEPLMNYTFTKTGGPADVLAFPKTAAETEKLIAYCREEAIPWLVLGNASNLIVRDGGIRGLVIMLSLMNQITVTDTLVEADAGAKLIDTTYAALQESLTGFEFACGIPGSVGGAVFMNAGAYGGEIKDILASCDVLMADGKIRTFTNEEMAFSYRHSKIQEINGIILKARFQLAEGNQEKIKARMDELTELRQLKQPLEYPSCGSVFKRPEGHFTGKLIQDAGLQGLKWGGAQISEKHAGFIVNIDHATATDYVELIAHIQQVIKEKFDVNLETEVRIIGEEVR encoded by the coding sequence GTGAATAAGGAAAAAATCGTTGGTGTGTTTCCAGAGATCACACTTTTAGTTGATGAACCATTGATGAATTACACATTTACCAAAACCGGCGGCCCGGCAGATGTTTTAGCTTTTCCAAAGACAGCAGCAGAAACGGAAAAATTGATCGCTTATTGCCGGGAAGAAGCGATCCCATGGCTTGTATTGGGAAATGCCAGTAACCTGATCGTACGAGACGGCGGTATCCGTGGTCTAGTCATTATGCTTTCTTTGATGAATCAAATCACTGTTACCGACACATTGGTGGAAGCCGATGCGGGCGCTAAATTGATCGATACTACCTATGCAGCATTGCAAGAATCGTTGACCGGTTTTGAATTTGCCTGCGGGATCCCCGGCAGTGTCGGCGGCGCGGTATTCATGAATGCCGGCGCTTATGGCGGTGAGATCAAAGATATTCTTGCCTCATGTGATGTATTGATGGCAGACGGCAAGATCCGCACCTTTACTAATGAAGAAATGGCCTTTTCTTACCGTCACAGCAAGATCCAAGAGATCAACGGAATCATTTTGAAAGCTCGTTTCCAATTAGCTGAAGGAAATCAAGAAAAAATCAAAGCCCGAATGGATGAGCTAACAGAATTGCGGCAATTGAAACAACCATTGGAATATCCGTCTTGCGGCAGTGTTTTCAAACGTCCGGAAGGTCATTTCACTGGAAAATTGATCCAAGATGCAGGATTGCAAGGATTGAAGTGGGGCGGCGCGCAGATTTCTGAAAAGCATGCCGGCTTCATCGTCAATATCGATCACGCCACAGCTACAGATTATGTAGAATTGATCGCTCATATCCAACAAGTGATCAAAGAAAAATTTGATGTGAACTTGGAAACAGAAGTCCGTATCATCGGAGAAGAAGTAAGATAA
- a CDS encoding ECF transporter S component: MKKNLSTFDLVLTAIFLGILIFMGAIPFLGFIPIGPLNVTTMHIPVIIGSILLGPKLGGFLGGSFGIISLINATVRPSALSFVFSPFIPIIGTDHGSWRALIVVLVPRILIGIVPYFVYKGCRKLLKNKANTVSLMVAGVAGSMTNTILVMNLIYFLFKNAYGQLIGEAGSAVYTAILGVILTNGVPEAIVAALVTAAVGTVLLRLLKKNRTDLY; encoded by the coding sequence ATGAAAAAAAATTTGAGTACATTTGATTTGGTATTGACTGCGATTTTTCTAGGTATTTTGATTTTCATGGGTGCAATCCCCTTTTTAGGCTTCATTCCTATTGGTCCGTTGAATGTGACCACAATGCACATTCCTGTGATCATTGGTTCGATTTTATTAGGCCCTAAACTAGGCGGCTTTCTTGGCGGTTCATTTGGGATCATCAGTTTGATCAATGCCACCGTTCGTCCAAGCGCCCTTTCGTTTGTCTTTTCGCCGTTTATCCCTATCATCGGCACTGATCATGGAAGCTGGCGGGCGTTGATCGTTGTTTTAGTTCCGCGGATCTTGATCGGTATCGTTCCTTATTTCGTTTACAAAGGCTGTCGCAAGCTGCTGAAAAACAAAGCCAATACCGTTTCGTTGATGGTCGCAGGCGTCGCCGGTTCTATGACGAATACGATCTTGGTTATGAATCTGATTTACTTTTTATTTAAAAATGCTTATGGTCAGTTGATCGGTGAAGCAGGTTCTGCAGTATACACTGCGATTTTAGGGGTCATTTTAACAAATGGCGTGCCTGAAGCGATCGTTGCGGCCCTCGTAACTGCCGCTGTCGGCACTGTGTTATTGCGTTTGTTGAAAAAAAATCGTACAGATCTTTATTGA
- the coaC gene encoding phosphopantothenoylcysteine decarboxylase produces the protein MRQKHVLLGISGSISAYKAADIANELTKRGYAVDVLMTQSSTKFITPLTLQSLTKRMVHTDVMQERIPESINHIELAKAADLFLMAPATANVIGKLANGIADDIVTTVAIALKSEVPKLIAPAMNTYMYQNPIVEKNLATLKNIGYKEIKPREALLACGDFGRGALATVEEIIKQAEAALATKE, from the coding sequence ATGAGACAAAAGCATGTTCTATTAGGCATATCTGGCAGTATTTCCGCCTATAAAGCCGCCGATATCGCAAACGAATTGACAAAACGCGGTTACGCGGTGGATGTATTGATGACGCAAAGCAGCACGAAATTTATCACCCCTTTGACATTGCAGTCACTGACAAAGCGGATGGTCCATACTGATGTGATGCAAGAGCGCATCCCGGAATCGATCAATCATATCGAATTGGCAAAGGCGGCGGATCTTTTCTTGATGGCGCCGGCTACCGCTAATGTCATCGGTAAACTAGCCAATGGGATCGCTGACGACATCGTAACGACAGTTGCTATCGCGCTGAAAAGCGAAGTACCAAAATTGATCGCTCCGGCAATGAACACGTATATGTATCAAAATCCTATCGTAGAAAAAAATCTTGCAACTTTAAAGAACATCGGTTATAAAGAAATAAAACCAAGAGAAGCTTTGCTGGCTTGCGGTGATTTTGGACGCGGGGCATTAGCAACTGTAGAGGAGATCATCAAACAAGCAGAAGCAGCTTTAGCAACGAAGGAGTAG
- a CDS encoding phosphopantothenate--cysteine ligase yields the protein MRILITAGGTSEKIDEVRAITNHSSGKLGAEIARAFLSYPVTIDYVTTAAAVKPPTAENLMLHTITSTADLLSVLTNLLQTQTYDAVIHSMAVSDFTPEVSISQEVFLTALNDELEKQPQRLMDKERLQQIFQNLATTEKKISSQTEQLFLVLKQTPKVIQTIKKIQPDTLLVGFKLLVGVTKEELLQVAQENIKKNHADYVLANDLENITATQHIGYLVDANGHTQKAETKPAIAEMIASTLLKRMEERK from the coding sequence ATGAGAATCTTGATCACAGCTGGCGGAACTTCTGAAAAAATCGATGAAGTCCGCGCCATTACCAACCATTCCAGCGGAAAATTAGGCGCAGAGATCGCACGGGCTTTTCTTTCCTATCCTGTAACGATCGACTATGTTACTACTGCAGCTGCGGTAAAACCGCCAACCGCAGAGAATTTGATGTTGCATACCATCACCTCGACGGCTGATTTACTATCGGTTTTAACAAATCTGCTGCAGACACAAACTTATGATGCCGTGATCCACAGCATGGCTGTCAGCGACTTTACGCCCGAAGTCAGTATCTCCCAGGAAGTATTCCTTACGGCACTGAACGACGAATTGGAAAAACAGCCGCAGAGATTGATGGACAAAGAACGATTACAACAAATCTTCCAAAATTTGGCGACAACGGAGAAAAAGATTTCTTCTCAAACGGAACAACTTTTTTTGGTCTTGAAACAGACACCCAAAGTCATTCAAACGATCAAAAAGATCCAGCCGGACACGTTACTAGTAGGATTTAAATTATTGGTAGGCGTTACAAAAGAAGAATTGCTGCAAGTGGCGCAAGAAAATATCAAAAAAAATCATGCCGATTATGTATTGGCAAATGATCTGGAAAACATCACAGCCACACAGCATATCGGTTATTTAGTAGATGCAAACGGCCATACTCAAAAAGCCGAGACAAAACCAGCCATCGCGGAAATGATCGCATCGACCTTATTGAAACGGATGGAGGAAAGAAAATGA
- a CDS encoding acryloyl-CoA reductase, with product MKEFTALIVKDQPEVHSQFVSQTFSALPEGDVLVKINYSDVNYKDALATVAKSGVLRSYPLTPGIDLAGEVVESSHPQYAPGEKVLLTGYGLGVSHPGGFSEFQRVPGEWLVPLPEGLSEKEAMILGTAGFTAGLAVQALEQHGVEKTARIFVTGASGGVGSCSIAMLKQLGYQEIVAISRKPDAHSWLKELGASRVVAPEELLPDKKRPLGKQQIDALIDTVGGDLLAGLLPQLAYGGTAALCGNAGGIQLETTVLPFILRGIQLIGIDSVNVPMEPRKKMWARLATDLNVASRLNFHEISLEQVLDTIQSLLDGTHQGRTIIDMQVKK from the coding sequence TTGAAAGAATTTACAGCTCTCATCGTCAAAGACCAGCCGGAAGTACATAGCCAATTTGTCTCTCAGACTTTTTCAGCACTTCCTGAAGGCGATGTTTTAGTCAAAATCAATTATTCTGATGTCAATTACAAGGACGCTTTAGCAACTGTTGCTAAAAGCGGTGTGTTGCGCTCATATCCATTGACTCCCGGAATCGATCTTGCAGGAGAGGTCGTAGAAAGCAGTCATCCGCAGTATGCTCCGGGAGAAAAAGTGTTGCTGACCGGCTATGGTCTGGGAGTTTCCCATCCCGGCGGCTTCAGCGAATTTCAACGGGTACCGGGAGAATGGCTCGTTCCTCTTCCTGAAGGATTATCAGAAAAAGAGGCGATGATCTTAGGTACCGCAGGTTTTACCGCTGGACTGGCGGTTCAAGCCTTGGAACAGCACGGCGTAGAAAAAACAGCCCGCATCTTCGTCACAGGAGCCAGCGGCGGTGTCGGCAGCTGCAGTATCGCGATGCTCAAACAACTGGGTTATCAAGAGATCGTGGCGATTTCCCGCAAACCGGATGCTCATTCTTGGCTGAAAGAATTAGGCGCTAGTCGCGTAGTCGCTCCTGAAGAACTGCTGCCTGACAAAAAAAGACCGTTGGGTAAACAACAGATCGATGCATTGATCGATACAGTCGGCGGTGATTTATTGGCTGGCTTGTTGCCGCAGCTTGCTTACGGCGGCACAGCTGCTTTATGCGGCAATGCTGGCGGAATACAGTTAGAAACAACTGTCTTGCCATTTATTTTACGGGGGATCCAACTGATCGGCATCGATTCTGTCAATGTACCGATGGAACCAAGAAAAAAAATGTGGGCACGTTTGGCAACAGATTTAAATGTCGCTTCTCGGTTGAATTTCCATGAGATTTCCTTGGAACAAGTCCTTGATACGATCCAGTCGCTGTTAGACGGTACCCACCAAGGCAGAACGATTATCGATATGCAGGTGAAAAAATGA
- a CDS encoding helix-turn-helix domain-containing protein — translation MEIGEKLRNLRVQKNLTQEELGERTDLSKGYISQLERDLSSPSMETFFSILEVLGVTPEEFFRQDLVDQQIVYTKEDSTIYYDEENGYELKWLIPDSNEKEMEPVLLTFDQAGEYKTFEPSLSETFIYVLDGRITLTLGENVYTAKKGQAIYYQATEPHQLKNQANGKSRILIVATDSYL, via the coding sequence ATGGAGATCGGCGAGAAACTGCGTAACTTGCGGGTGCAGAAAAACTTAACACAAGAAGAACTAGGTGAGCGGACAGATTTGTCGAAAGGCTATATTTCACAATTAGAACGTGATCTCAGCTCACCGTCGATGGAAACATTTTTTTCTATTCTAGAAGTTTTAGGTGTGACACCGGAAGAATTTTTTCGTCAAGATTTAGTCGATCAGCAGATCGTCTATACGAAAGAGGACAGTACGATTTATTACGATGAAGAAAACGGCTATGAATTGAAATGGCTGATCCCGGACTCCAATGAAAAAGAGATGGAGCCGGTCTTATTGACCTTCGATCAGGCGGGAGAATACAAAACTTTCGAGCCGTCGCTGTCAGAAACCTTTATTTATGTCCTTGATGGCCGTATCACATTGACGCTGGGCGAAAATGTTTATACAGCAAAAAAAGGGCAAGCCATCTACTATCAAGCCACCGAACCTCATCAGTTGAAAAATCAAGCCAACGGTAAAAGCCGGATCTTGATTGTTGCGACAGATTCTTATCTATAA
- a CDS encoding ABC transporter ATP-binding protein, translated as MKPIISFKNVVKQYDEDTVLKNVSFEIEEGKFYTLLGPSGCGKTTILRIIAGFTEATQGDVFFDGVRINDVPANKRQVNTVFQDYALFPHMNVFENVAFGLRIKKMPKDQIAQKVSQALRMVQLEGYEKREISEMSGGQRQRVAIARAIVNEPKVLLLDEPLSALDLKLRTDMQYELRELQQRLGITFIFVTHDQEEALAMSDEIFVMNKGKIVQSGTPVDIYDEPINHFVADFVGESNIVDGTMIEDNLVEFVGKRFECVDGGMRPNEPVEVVIRPEDLSLTSAEKGKLVVKVDTQLFRGVHYEIICYDEQGNEWMVHSTRKAVEGSRIGLYFEPEDIHVMRFNESEKDFDARLESYEE; from the coding sequence GTGAAACCAATTATTTCATTCAAAAATGTAGTGAAACAATATGACGAAGATACGGTCTTGAAAAATGTCAGTTTTGAGATTGAAGAAGGAAAATTTTATACATTGTTAGGACCTTCCGGCTGTGGTAAAACCACAATCTTGCGGATCATCGCCGGATTTACAGAAGCAACACAAGGAGATGTCTTTTTTGATGGTGTGCGGATCAATGATGTGCCCGCCAACAAGCGTCAAGTCAATACTGTCTTTCAGGATTATGCGTTGTTTCCTCATATGAATGTTTTTGAAAATGTAGCATTTGGCCTGCGAATCAAAAAAATGCCTAAAGATCAGATCGCACAAAAAGTTTCGCAAGCGTTGCGAATGGTCCAATTGGAAGGCTACGAAAAACGCGAGATCAGTGAAATGTCTGGTGGACAGCGGCAACGTGTAGCGATCGCTCGGGCCATCGTTAACGAGCCGAAAGTCTTATTGCTGGATGAGCCGTTATCAGCATTGGATCTGAAGTTGCGGACCGACATGCAATATGAGCTGCGGGAATTGCAACAGCGCTTAGGGATCACATTTATTTTTGTTACTCACGATCAGGAAGAAGCTTTGGCGATGAGCGATGAAATCTTTGTCATGAACAAAGGGAAGATCGTTCAAAGCGGAACCCCGGTAGATATTTATGACGAACCTATCAATCATTTCGTGGCTGACTTTGTCGGTGAAAGCAATATCGTCGACGGTACGATGATCGAAGACAACTTGGTGGAATTTGTCGGCAAACGGTTTGAATGTGTGGACGGCGGGATGCGCCCTAATGAACCGGTGGAAGTTGTGATCCGTCCAGAAGACCTTTCGCTGACTTCTGCGGAAAAAGGCAAATTAGTGGTGAAAGTAGACACACAATTATTCCGAGGCGTCCATTACGAGATCATTTGTTACGATGAACAAGGCAATGAATGGATGGTCCATTCTACTCGTAAAGCCGTCGAAGGCAGCCGTATCGGATTATATTTTGAACCGGAAGACATCCATGTCATGCGTTTCAATGAATCAGAAAAAGATTTCGATGCCCGCTTAGAAAGCTATGAAGAGTAG
- a CDS encoding ABC transporter permease, translating to MTKMRRLYSVPYFIWLLLFVIAPVLLIIYQSFFDTNGAFTLANYQNYLTSGKYLTMTLNSVWYAFLITLLTLLISYPTAYFLTKLKHKDLWLLLIILPTWVNLLLKAYAFIGIFGIHGGINQFIGLFGLAPQQILFTDTSFLIVAMYIELPFMIMPIFNALEEMNPSLISASRDLGANNFETFRRVIFPLSLNGVKSGVQAVFIPSLSLFMLTRLIGGNRVITLGTAIEQHFLVTQNWGMGSTIGVVLIVAMFLVMILTGEKRKGGHKK from the coding sequence ATGACAAAAATGCGTCGGCTTTACTCTGTTCCTTACTTTATCTGGCTGCTGCTGTTTGTGATCGCGCCGGTCTTATTGATTATCTATCAATCATTTTTTGATACCAATGGGGCTTTCACATTGGCCAATTATCAGAACTATCTTACTTCCGGCAAGTATCTGACGATGACGTTGAATTCTGTATGGTATGCATTCTTAATTACTTTATTGACCTTATTGATCAGTTACCCGACAGCCTATTTTTTGACAAAATTGAAGCATAAAGATTTGTGGCTTTTGCTGATCATCTTGCCGACTTGGGTCAACTTATTGCTGAAAGCTTACGCGTTTATCGGGATCTTCGGCATCCACGGCGGGATCAATCAATTTATCGGATTGTTTGGTTTGGCACCGCAGCAGATCTTGTTTACTGATACCAGTTTCCTGATCGTTGCTATGTATATCGAGCTTCCGTTTATGATCATGCCGATCTTTAACGCATTGGAGGAAATGAATCCTTCCTTGATCAGTGCCAGTCGTGATCTTGGCGCCAATAACTTTGAAACATTCCGTCGGGTGATCTTTCCACTATCACTGAATGGCGTGAAAAGCGGTGTGCAGGCAGTCTTTATCCCGTCACTTTCTTTATTCATGCTGACACGTCTGATTGGCGGAAATCGCGTCATCACTTTAGGGACCGCTATTGAACAGCATTTCCTAGTCACTCAAAACTGGGGGATGGGTTCGACGATCGGTGTCGTATTGATCGTAGCGATGTTCCTTGTGATGATCCTGACCGGCGAAAAACGCAAAGGGGGGCATAAAAAATGA
- a CDS encoding ABC transporter permease, with the protein MKIKWSHLYLAFVFLLLYIPIFYLIFYSFNEGGTMNAFTGFTWEHYQAVFADTRLIIIVLNTFMLAFLSALIATVIGTFGAMGIYYTKKRYLRTALLSANNILLVSPDVIIGASFLIFFTMIGSVFRGFNLGFGSVLLSHIAFSIPIVVLMVLPKLQEMNDSMVDAARDLGANNLQVVKSIILPFLSPGIIAGYFMAFTYSLDDFAVTFFVTGNGFSTLSVEIYSRARQGISLEINALSTLVFLFSLVLVVGYYFISKENRSPKIRKNRKVEVPEIR; encoded by the coding sequence ATGAAAATCAAATGGTCGCATCTATACTTGGCGTTCGTCTTTTTGCTGCTGTATATCCCTATTTTTTATTTGATCTTTTATTCATTTAATGAAGGTGGAACCATGAATGCTTTCACTGGATTCACTTGGGAACACTATCAAGCAGTTTTCGCTGATACCCGTCTGATCATCATCGTGTTGAATACCTTTATGCTGGCGTTTTTATCCGCACTGATCGCAACGGTGATCGGTACATTCGGTGCGATGGGCATTTACTATACAAAGAAACGCTATCTGCGGACCGCATTGTTAAGTGCGAATAATATTTTGCTGGTTTCACCGGACGTTATCATCGGTGCCAGCTTTCTGATCTTCTTTACCATGATCGGCAGCGTCTTTCGCGGATTCAATCTGGGCTTTGGCAGCGTGCTGCTGTCTCATATCGCATTTAGTATTCCTATCGTTGTTCTGATGGTCTTGCCTAAGCTGCAAGAAATGAACGATTCGATGGTGGATGCCGCTCGCGATCTGGGAGCGAATAATCTGCAAGTAGTCAAAAGCATCATCTTGCCATTTTTATCACCAGGGATCATTGCCGGTTATTTTATGGCCTTTACCTATTCGCTGGATGATTTTGCCGTGACCTTTTTCGTTACCGGTAACGGATTCTCTACATTGTCCGTTGAGATCTATTCCCGCGCGCGGCAAGGAATCAGTTTGGAAATCAACGCATTAAGTACGTTGGTATTTCTTTTCTCACTGGTTCTCGTTGTAGGCTATTACTTTATCAGTAAAGAAAATCGCTCGCCGAAAATACGTAAAAACCGCAAAGTGGAGGTGCCGGAAATTCGATGA
- a CDS encoding ABC transporter substrate-binding protein, whose translation MKKLQSLVIGILAIILVLVFSVRQLEKSTGMAGAKVVNIYNWGDYIDPELINKFEKEYGYKVNYDTFDSNEAMFTKVQQGGTAYDIAVPSEYMIEKMIEEKLLLPLDHKKIKGLSAIDERFLNLSFDPGNQYSIPYFWGTLGIVYNDKFVKADEITSWNDLWRPELKDKIMVIDGAREFIGLGLNSLGYSLNSKNDQQLKEAFEKLKKMTPNIKAIVADEIKMYMANEESAVAVTFSGEAADMMWENEHLHYVLPSEGSNLWFDNIVIPKTAKNVQGAYDFINFMLEPENAAQNAEYIGYSTPNKEAKALLPKEISSDPQFYPSDEELTHMEVYENLGSKYLEYYNDLFLELKMYRR comes from the coding sequence ATGAAAAAATTACAATCATTAGTCATTGGTATTCTGGCGATCATTCTCGTGCTGGTTTTTTCTGTCCGGCAATTAGAAAAATCTACTGGCATGGCAGGTGCCAAAGTCGTCAACATCTATAATTGGGGCGACTATATCGATCCAGAATTGATCAATAAGTTTGAAAAAGAATATGGTTACAAAGTCAATTACGATACCTTCGATTCCAACGAAGCAATGTTCACAAAGGTCCAACAAGGCGGTACCGCCTATGATATCGCGGTGCCAAGTGAATATATGATTGAAAAAATGATCGAGGAAAAGTTACTGCTGCCTCTTGATCATAAAAAGATCAAAGGCTTATCTGCTATCGATGAACGCTTTTTGAATCTTAGTTTCGATCCAGGCAATCAATACTCGATTCCATACTTCTGGGGGACATTGGGGATCGTTTATAACGATAAATTCGTCAAAGCCGACGAGATCACTTCTTGGAATGATCTATGGCGTCCGGAATTAAAAGACAAGATCATGGTGATCGACGGTGCTCGTGAATTTATCGGATTAGGTTTGAACTCGTTAGGTTATTCTTTAAACAGCAAGAACGATCAACAGCTGAAAGAAGCCTTTGAAAAACTGAAAAAAATGACACCGAATATCAAGGCCATTGTGGCAGATGAAATCAAAATGTATATGGCCAACGAAGAAAGTGCCGTAGCGGTGACCTTTTCCGGGGAAGCCGCGGACATGATGTGGGAGAATGAACATTTGCACTATGTTCTGCCTTCGGAAGGTTCAAATCTGTGGTTCGATAATATCGTTATCCCTAAAACCGCAAAAAATGTCCAAGGAGCATATGATTTCATCAACTTTATGCTGGAACCTGAAAATGCCGCCCAAAATGCGGAATATATCGGTTATTCTACACCGAACAAAGAAGCGAAGGCGCTTCTGCCAAAAGAAATCAGCAGTGATCCACAATTCTATCCTTCTGATGAAGAACTGACTCATATGGAGGTTTATGAAAATCTAGGGTCGAAATATCTGGAATATTATAATGATCTGTTTTTGGAATTGAAGATGTATCGTCGTTAA
- a CDS encoding IS3 family transposase has protein sequence MGLDLIRHIFEYQAIKELHNLKNYSIKLMCDFLHVSRSAYYRWLKQPKSAQTIFNEHLADLVRYIYEADNDKGYRRIRDDLVQDFGLHVNDKRVLRICRSLQIKSTVKHHPNGITKASSNPYHIAKNYLNRNFHADKPNEKWLTDVSEFKYTLGNQVKKIYLSAILDLADRRIVSFIISDRNDNKLVFDTFDEAIRLEPEAHPLFHSDRGFQYTSKNMRTKIKNQGMKQSMSRVAHCIDNGPMEGFWGTLKREKYYRRKFTRREDLVSMIEDYINYYNNGRYQRCLKSKTPLQVHQQLLMVA, from the coding sequence GTGGGACTAGACCTCATCCGTCATATCTTTGAATACCAAGCAATTAAGGAACTTCATAATCTCAAAAATTATTCGATAAAATTAATGTGTGATTTTTTACACGTCTCCAGATCAGCGTATTACCGTTGGTTAAAGCAACCAAAATCAGCTCAAACTATCTTTAACGAGCACCTGGCAGACCTAGTAAGATATATCTATGAAGCAGATAACGACAAGGGGTATCGGAGAATCCGCGACGATTTGGTTCAAGACTTTGGTTTGCACGTCAATGACAAAAGAGTATTGCGGATTTGTCGTAGTCTTCAAATTAAATCTACCGTCAAACACCATCCAAACGGAATTACTAAAGCTTCCAGTAATCCTTATCATATTGCCAAGAACTATCTAAATAGAAATTTCCATGCAGATAAACCAAATGAAAAATGGCTAACTGATGTCAGTGAATTCAAGTACACTCTAGGAAACCAAGTAAAGAAAATTTACCTTAGTGCCATTCTAGACTTAGCAGATCGGCGTATTGTCTCTTTCATCATTAGCGATAGAAATGATAATAAGTTGGTTTTTGATACCTTTGACGAAGCGATTCGACTTGAGCCTGAGGCTCATCCGCTATTCCATAGCGATCGAGGGTTTCAGTACACCAGTAAAAACATGAGAACTAAAATCAAAAATCAAGGGATGAAACAAAGCATGTCTCGTGTTGCCCATTGTATTGATAATGGACCAATGGAAGGATTCTGGGGAACATTGAAACGTGAAAAATACTATCGTCGTAAATTTACAAGACGCGAAGATCTCGTATCGATGATCGAAGATTACATCAACTACTATAACAATGGTCGTTATCAACGATGCTTGAAATCCAAAACTCCATTACAAGTTCACCAACAGCTTTTAATGGTAGCTTAA
- a CDS encoding helix-turn-helix domain-containing protein: MPKRKMKLTPEKRVELVESYLNGEDSMTSLARTADISWAALRNWIMLYENGGPTGLLARRKNTHYTIETKIQAVNDYLNGLGSLSEITKKYGLRQSKQLRDWIKIYNTHGNFKTGSGGSQMSQSRKTTFKKRVEIVHYCIVHDHNYGKTATKYQVSYQQVRNWVLKYEEMGEAGLKDRRGHRAGTKPSRTPEEEMRDQLAEQERKIKRLEMENDLLKKVRELERKWD; this comes from the coding sequence ATGCCAAAAAGAAAGATGAAACTCACTCCAGAAAAACGAGTAGAACTAGTAGAGAGCTATTTGAATGGTGAAGACAGTATGACCAGCCTAGCTCGCACTGCAGACATTAGTTGGGCTGCTTTAAGGAACTGGATTATGCTTTATGAGAATGGGGGTCCTACTGGCTTATTAGCAAGACGGAAGAATACACACTATACAATTGAAACAAAGATTCAGGCTGTAAATGATTACCTAAATGGTTTAGGGAGTCTGTCGGAAATTACTAAGAAATACGGACTAAGACAGTCTAAACAACTACGAGATTGGATAAAGATATATAATACTCATGGAAACTTCAAAACAGGAAGCGGTGGAAGTCAAATGAGTCAATCAAGAAAAACAACCTTCAAAAAACGGGTGGAAATTGTCCATTATTGTATTGTGCATGATCATAACTATGGCAAAACGGCTACCAAGTATCAGGTATCGTACCAACAGGTACGTAATTGGGTACTAAAATATGAGGAAATGGGCGAAGCCGGCCTAAAAGATCGCCGAGGACATCGAGCTGGAACAAAACCCAGTCGGACACCTGAAGAAGAAATGCGTGATCAACTGGCTGAACAAGAACGCAAAATCAAACGGTTAGAAATGGAAAATGACCTCTTAAAAAAAGTCAGGGAGTTAGAAAGGAAGTGGGACTAG